A stretch of DNA from Rattus rattus isolate New Zealand chromosome 1, Rrattus_CSIRO_v1, whole genome shotgun sequence:
GACGGTTGGAGGGCAGAAGccagtgctgctgctgtggtgAGTTACAGAGCTTCCTCAGAGCATGGCTCAGAGTGTGATAGGCAGGCCTCCTGCACTACAGCCTGCATTACAGCCGGCCCTGTTCTGTGTGAAGTGGTGAACAGGACAGACAGCCTCCCTCCCTTAAGTACCgaaggtgggagaggggggaCACTGACAACACCCCACCCTTAAAGaactgagaggaggggagaagggggcagAGTAAATAAGATGAACACAAGCAGGAGAATATCCTGCAGGACAGGAAGAGTGGCCATAAGCAAAGAAGGGGGATGAGAGAGAACCGCCAAGTTACACAGCCCCTGAGGGTATAGGGTGTCCGGCCTAACAGAAGGAACGTCAGCAGACTGCTTTTCTGCAGTTCTGACTCCTAGCCCAGGGCAAGGTTTGTCCTATGTCCTGTCTTCAAGTCAGGACACCACCGAGTTCCTTCTAAAACTGCATGCCTTgttcagcccctccccctcctttttttttttttttttttttttttttggtcagttgTACTTTGAGCCAGGGGTCTTTCTCCAACGTAGGCCTGGCTGACCCAAACCTCAAACTCCAGGagttgtcctgcctcagccttctaagcctctctctctctctctctctctctctctctctctctctctctccttctctctctctctctctctctccggtGTCTCACAAGTCCCTCCTCTCATACCTCCCCCGCTCTATCGTGGTCTCTCATTTCTTGGTGTCCTCTTTTACTCGAAATGGTGTGAGGAAGGgtcactctctccttcccacccccaaaaaCCTGTTCCCCTTTCCTGCAGCTCTGGGGCGGGGTTgcgtgggggaggagggaagttgGCAACAGGAAGTGAGGAGAGGAGCAAAGACTGTGAggggaagaatttttaaaaagcagccgGGGACTGGGGTTTCTACCCGTGTACCAGGGGCCCTCTGGCCCAGAGCTGACCGTGAGTAAATGGGAGAGAGATTGGGAGGGACAGGGGCAGAATAAGTacctcccccttcctggttagAAGCAGACAGGGTCCCAGCTCCGGTGTACTAATCTGGTGGGCCTTCTCCGAGGTCCAGGGTTCCTGTCCCAAAGACCTTTCATCCCTCTCATGCCCCACACAAGGCTGGGCGCCTAGGAGCAGCTCCCAACCGAATTCTAAAGAGAAAGGCAGTGAGTGTCTCTTCCTTCAACTTTCAGGTCATCGAGATCCCAGGGAATTAAAATTACCCCCAAGAGTCTTGTGCTGGGGAAGTACAAGGCTGGGGTCCTGATGCCAGCCCTAAAAGGAACTTGGCTCCCAGAAAGAGAGTTCACACAGTTCTGATACCTCGTCAGAGCTTCCTGCAGCAGACAGGGAGTGGGACAAAGATGAGAAAAGGCCATCCATCCATACCCTAACTAGGACTGCTTAATTACCatcttttattttggagacaggttctcactatgtagctcataGTTCtgactgccctgaaactcactatgtagaccaggctggccttgaactcactgagatccgcctgcctctgcctccaaagtgctgagatttgaaggtgtgtgccaccatgcctggctttatgaTTACCTCTTGCCCTCTGTTCAAACCTAAACCTCATGTTAGGACCCCAAAAGCAGAATTGGGGATCATTGGATCTATTTAGATGACTGATCTGCTCCTCACTGTGGccacattttatatgtataggtgttttacctgcatgtctgCTTTTATCAACACAAGCATACattgccctcagaggccagaagagggtgtcagacctcctggaactggagttacagcaaACTTTAGCCCTAATGTGGATGCTGAAAATCCAGCCAgcacccccccccacttcccacccctcccccgctCCCTTCTGCCCCAgaagacagccagtgctcttaaccaacagagccatctctccaaccccacacaCTTTTCTCTGTCCTTTAGCATTGCCTCTTCGATTGATTACTGGGGACAATTAACAGAGCTTAGATTTCTAGAGCTGACAAGACACAAACTTCTGCCCTAACAACACCAGTAGCACCTGGACCTGACCTGGGGATGGCGCTCCTGTGTCCCCATCCCctaatccccacccccccactcctgtacctccctcccctcctgtttcccctccatcttctcccccaccccacccccttctctctgggGCTCTCAGAAtgtcagaagaaagagaaaattgtgAGAAGTGTTGAGAAGTGTTGAGGTACCATCCAGATGTTGCTTTGTTTTCCCCTAAACTCAGAAATCTGGCTCCATGGAGCACACAGAGGCTTTGATCAGGGACAGCAATCCTCTGCAACATCAGGAATGGCTGGATGCACAGGTTAGAACCCTCCCTCTTCTCAGTCACCGTTAAAAAGTTAACTTATTATGACCTTTCCCTATTCCTCATACGTCCTAGGACCTCCAAACAGAAGGTTTGTCTCCCTGTTTCAATTTCCCATCCTCAGGATTTACCAAGCCTCAGCCAAAGCATCCCATGGCCTGATGTCTCAGAACAACCCGGAGCCTTGAGGCCCTGTCCACACGTGAGCTCTCCTGCCTCTGAATGCTAAGATCCTGTCTGCATAGCCCTGCAACACCTGCTCCTCTGAGACATTTCCTTCCTGGGTGCTTGTGCTTCTCAGTCTCCCCCGCCCCAAACTTTAACGGTCCCCACTTCTGGTAGATCCCTTGGAAACACTGGCTTCGGTGGGTGGCACAGGGTGGCTTACAGACAGTACCCCATACCCTTCCCAGGAGGAAAGGTCAGGCCTGCTCAACATGACCAAGATTGCTCAAGGAGGGCGCAAACTCAGGTGAGAACTCAGACTATACCAGGAGTCTGGGCTGGTGGATTTCACAGGGTAGAGAGCCGTGATGAGTGCTCAGACACTCCAGGTGAAATTCTAAAATGACCTTTTAACTACCtctactcctccctctcctcccccacaggaagagctggggCCCTGCTTGGGTAGTGTTAACTGGTAACAGCCTTGTGTTCTACCGAGAGCGGCCACCGCAGTCTGCACCCTCCCAAGGCTGGGTGAGTATCGGCCAGGGGGAGCTGCAAGGATTTGGGGTTACTGGTTTGCCTCAAGCCGACCTGGGCGGGGGCGgtgaggaaggaaatggagaggatGGTACAGGAAAGAGGAAGCAGCTCACCTCCCCGGAGAGGGAAGCGGTGAGGAAACAAACTcttagcctcagtttctcttctaatTGCCAGGCGCCGGCTGGGAGCAGACCAGAAAGTAGCGTGGACCTGCGCGGGGCGGCCCTGGCCAGCGGGCGCCAGCTGTCCAGCCGCCGGAACGTCCTGCACGTGAGTGCCTTCCAGGCGTCCCCAAAGACAGGGTGATCCGAGGGCGCTCGTCCTCGCAGGGATTTGGGCTCTCCTCAATAACGCAAGCCTTCCCCCCGCCCgactcccccaccctccacccccagatCCGCACGGTCCCCGGCCATGAGTTCCTGCTGCAGTCGGATGAGGAGACCGAGCTGAGAGCCTGGCACCGCGCGCTGCGGGCGGTCATCGAGCGGCTGGTTAGAAGGGTGCAGACCCCGGATGGCACCCGGGAGGCGAGACCCGGGAAGGGGGGACCCCCAAGAGAGCTAGGAGGCACAAAGGGATGGGCTATGGATATCGGACGAGGCAGTCTCCCGGTGGAGCCCTGCCCTTGACTCGTGCTGGAATGTGGAGGGAGCTCTGGTACCGAGGTTGGGGTGCAGATGTTCTCCAGTCCAACCTCTCACCCCGGCCGCCCGGGTCTAGGATCGGGAGAACCCCCTGGAGCTGCGTCTGTCTGGCTCCGGACCCGCTGAGCTGGCGGAGTTGAGCGGTGGTGAGGATGACGAATTGGAGTCGGAACCCGTGTCCAAGTCCCTGATGAGGCTTGGCAGCCGCAGAACTTCCAGTACGTAGAGGGCCGGAGCTGGGCCCGGCTGGGATGCAGAGAATTGGTCTTCCCCTCCAGCTCACTGTCCTGGGCTTTGCAGGTCGGTGTGCAGAGGGCACTGACCAGAAGAACCGCGTGCGGAACAAGTTAAAGCGGCTAATCGCCAAGAGACCAACCTTACAGAGCCTGCAGGAGCGAGGCCTGTTCCGAGGTAGGGTGGGCTGGGCCCGCTGGGGAGCTGCTCTTCACTGCTCTTCGTACTGGCTTTCCtagtgtctttatttatttatttttttatttttttattctttttttcggagctgggaaccgaacccagggccttgcgcttgctaggcaagcgctctaccactgagccaaatccccaccTGCCCTagtgtctttattttgtgtagaTTTTGGGTTTCGGATTTTATTATTGGCTTTCAGTATTTATACCAGGCTTTACTCAAAGTtgggcaatcctcctgtctcagcctcctaagtgttgtAGGGATTACAGGTAGGAGGACCATGCCTAACCTAATAAATCTGTTTTCAGGATCTTTTATATTCCTAATCTTAGCATTAACCAAAACTCTAGTGAGGCTCAAAATAGAATTTCCAGCGCTAGATAGATTCCAGTTTGCGTCTGTCCCTGCTTTTCCCATACCTCATTGTTTTTGGTCAGAAGGAGGCCCTCCTTGCCCCCAGGTAGCCACCAATTCCTTACCCCACTCCCTTCCTCTGCAGACCAGGTTTTTGGCTGCCAGTTGGAGTCGCTGTGCCAACGGGAAGGGGATACCGTGCCCAGCTTTGTCCGGCTTTGTGTTGAGGCTGTGGATAAAAAAGGTTATTTTTCCAAAGACACCCCCCCTGAAATCTCTCCTTTTGAGCCCCAGTTTCCCATgcccccccacctctgccttcctcctgacccctctccctcaaaccactcacacacacactttagagtTGGAGATCTCATCCCTGTCTCCTAGGTCTAGATGTGGATGGCATTTACCGGGTGAGTGGGAACCTGGCAGTGGTCCAGAAACTCCGCTTCCTGGTAGACAGAGGTGAGACAACTTGGGAGGAAGTAAGTGGATCTAAGAACCCCGATCCCGATACCTCAGAACCAAGAGTGGTTCTGAGTGAGGGAGTTGGGACTGCATGCCTAAGCTACTGGTCTCTCACGAATGTTTCAGAACGGGCAGTGACCTCCGATGGGAGATACATGttcccagaacagccaggacaaGGTACTTACATGGAAAGCCCCCAGACTGTCAGAAAACCAACGTTGTACCCCATGCCCTGCCCCTACCCCATGTCCTGCTGTCCCCACACCCTCCTTTATTTATTGCCCTACTATAGACCATCCACATTCTTGTGACCTGCTTTGACCATATTTCTCCAGAATTCCTGGCCTTTGAATCTGGAATTCTCTGACTCTTCTGAGCCTTCAACCCAAGGAAcctctttttccttctagaaGGAAAATTAGATTTAGACAGTGCTGAATGGGATGATATTCACGTGATCACTGGAGCTTTGAAGCTTTTTTTCCGGGAGCTGCCACAGCCTCTGGTGCCTGCGTTGTTGCTGCCTCATTTTCGGGATGCCCTTGGTAAGGGTTGAGAGCTTCAGATAATACTACTCATATAGGCAAGCACGCGGTAAAGAATAGAACAGGGGGTCCCTTCTGTCTTTACTACAGGAATGGACAATAATTTATTTGCGAACTCCAGTTGTTTTCGGAGGGTGGGAATATCTGTGAATAGAGGGCTGAGTTGAATAAGACTTCTGAGGGTTGCCATTGGGCTTCATGGGAGAGTGGAGGGCTGCAGTAAGGTGAGCTTACCACGTGTAGGGCCTTCAGTTGGATCTCTTGTACCAGAGAGAGCGAGCCAGACAAATGATACCatccaaggacacaggaaagagTGGATTTACCCACCCGGTTGTAGCCCTTTCCCTAACCTCACTCCCTGTCCTTGCCCTCTCTAGAACTTTCTGAGCCAGAGCAGTGCCTCTCTAAAATACAGAAATTAATAGACTCGTTGCCGAGGCCCAACCATGACACTCTGCAGTACGTCCTGGAACATCTGTGCAGGTCAGGGAGACTCAGCAACCTTGTtcgtgctggtgaggatggagcGGGTGTTCACTGGGGACCCTGACCAGGGAGggtggagacagggagacacTAACATGTGTCCAGGCCTTTGGCTAGCTCAGCCAAACGAAGGAATTGATAATAGGATAAGAGGAGGGGTCTCTGGGAGAAGTAAGAGGATTCCTTCCCTGGCCTTAGTCTCCCGAGGGCCAGGGGTGGCTTCCTTAGCTGAGTTGTACTTGGATTACCTTTGAGTGTGCACCTCCCACATTGTGAGCAGAGCTAGGGGCTGTCCCTGCAGCTGAGACACAGGCACTTCGACCCCGCTTGTGCCTCCAGACTGTATTCTGAAGGTTTCTCTACAGGCCCATCTTTGCTCCCTGTTAGATCTGTTCTTGGTTAGGCCAGCATGTGGAAGGATTCCGGAGTGACCTCTGATCTGCTCAAACCTAATGGGGCTGGCTGTCTTGGTCTGTCGTGGGTAGTTATTGCCTATGTCCCCTTCCCTCGGCTTTGTCCTCAGAGTGATCGCACACTCGGATAAGAACCGAATGACTGCCCACAACCTGGGAATTGTGTTTGGACCGACGCTGTTTCGACCTGAGCAGGAGGCTTCCGATATGGCGGCCCACGTGGTCTACCCTGGGCAGCTGATCCAGCTGATGCTCAACAACTTTGCTAGCCTCTTCACCTGActctggagaggagggaggaggaaggcccTACCTGTGATTTGTCAGCTAGCCTTTGGAGGGGACTCGCAGGTTTTCTGTTCTGAAGATAACCTGTAAATGTCCTCCAAAGGACTCTCCATTTCCCACCGCCCGAGTCTCACTTGAGCTCTTGGCTGAGAGGGGTTGCCGAAGAGGAAGGTGTCCGAGCTTACTTCC
This window harbors:
- the Arhgap9 gene encoding rho GTPase-activating protein 9 isoform X2 encodes the protein MFSGQWWPSIWKNLGLSLQSPSQGPELCALYPFAYTGADGRQVSLAEGDRFLLLRKTNSDWWLARRLGAPLSSRPIFVPAAYVTEESVSCHDPAGSTHNSSLWTPGTRLYRGSLEDLYLSQEHQVVPGQSPHCSHKMCRSVSMANVKLCSLKPFKEGPQERFLSQDGWRAEASAAAVKSGSMEHTEALIRDSNPLQHQEWLDAQDLPSLSQSIPWPDVSEQPGALRPCPHEERSGLLNMTKIAQGGRKLRKSWGPAWVVLTGNSLVFYRERPPQSAPSQGWAPAGSRPESSVDLRGAALASGRQLSSRRNVLHIRTVPGHEFLLQSDEETELRAWHRALRAVIERLDRENPLELRLSGSGPAELAELSGGEDDELESEPVSKSLMRLGSRRTSSRCAEGTDQKNRVRNKLKRLIAKRPTLQSLQERGLFRDQVFGCQLESLCQREGDTVPSFVRLCVEAVDKKGLDVDGIYRVSGNLAVVQKLRFLVDRERAVTSDGRYMFPEQPGQEGKLDLDSAEWDDIHVITGALKLFFRELPQPLVPALLLPHFRDALELSEPEQCLSKIQKLIDSLPRPNHDTLQYVLEHLCRVIAHSDKNRMTAHNLGIVFGPTLFRPEQEASDMAAHVVYPGQLIQLMLNNFASLFT
- the Arhgap9 gene encoding rho GTPase-activating protein 9 isoform X1; the encoded protein is MFSGQWWPSIWKNLGLSLQSPSQGPELCALYPFAYTGADGRQVSLAEGDRFLLLRKTNSDWWLARRLGAPLSSRPIFVPAAYVTEESVSCHDPAGSTHNSSLWTPGTRLYRGSLEDLYLSQEHQVVPGQSPHCSHKMCRSVSMANVKLCSLKPFKEGPQERFLSQDGWRAEASAKSGSMEHTEALIRDSNPLQHQEWLDAQDLPSLSQSIPWPDVSEQPGALRPCPHVRWLTDSTPYPSQEERSGLLNMTKIAQGGRKLRKSWGPAWVVLTGNSLVFYRERPPQSAPSQGWAPAGSRPESSVDLRGAALASGRQLSSRRNVLHIRTVPGHEFLLQSDEETELRAWHRALRAVIERLDRENPLELRLSGSGPAELAELSGGEDDELESEPVSKSLMRLGSRRTSSRCAEGTDQKNRVRNKLKRLIAKRPTLQSLQERGLFRDQVFGCQLESLCQREGDTVPSFVRLCVEAVDKKGLDVDGIYRVSGNLAVVQKLRFLVDRERAVTSDGRYMFPEQPGQEGKLDLDSAEWDDIHVITGALKLFFRELPQPLVPALLLPHFRDALELSEPEQCLSKIQKLIDSLPRPNHDTLQYVLEHLCRVIAHSDKNRMTAHNLGIVFGPTLFRPEQEASDMAAHVVYPGQLIQLMLNNFASLFT